Proteins found in one Enterococcus sp. 9D6_DIV0238 genomic segment:
- the rsmI gene encoding 16S rRNA (cytidine(1402)-2'-O)-methyltransferase — protein MQKQKSFDSANQGQLYLVPTPIGNLEDMSVRCINIMKEATIIASEDTRNTQKLLNHFEISTPQISFHEHNYKERIPQFIERLASGEMIAQVSDAGMPSISDPGHELVTACIENDIKVIALPGPTAGITALIASGLSPQPFTFYGFLPRKKKEQLECLEQLKQDRPTQIFYESPHRIATTVKHVAEVFGEERKAVICRELTKLHEEYLRGTLAELRDYLADHTLKGECCLLVEGFSGETLDQEELHLSIKEHIEFLIDEGLSSKEAIKEVAKQRNLKKQEVYKEYHIN, from the coding sequence ATGCAAAAGCAAAAAAGTTTTGATTCAGCTAATCAGGGGCAGCTTTACTTAGTGCCGACCCCTATTGGAAATTTAGAAGATATGAGTGTTCGGTGTATCAATATTATGAAAGAAGCGACGATCATTGCGAGTGAGGATACCAGAAATACACAGAAGTTATTGAATCATTTTGAGATTTCTACTCCTCAGATCAGTTTTCATGAACATAATTATAAAGAACGAATTCCGCAATTCATTGAACGTTTAGCTTCTGGGGAAATGATCGCACAAGTGAGCGATGCAGGGATGCCATCCATCAGTGATCCGGGTCATGAATTAGTGACTGCTTGTATTGAAAATGACATTAAAGTCATTGCACTCCCTGGTCCAACAGCTGGCATCACAGCGCTGATCGCATCAGGATTATCTCCTCAACCCTTCACTTTTTATGGTTTTTTGCCTAGAAAGAAAAAAGAACAGCTCGAGTGTTTAGAGCAGCTGAAGCAGGATCGTCCAACACAGATATTTTACGAATCTCCTCATCGAATCGCAACTACAGTGAAGCATGTTGCAGAAGTTTTTGGAGAGGAACGGAAGGCTGTGATTTGCCGTGAATTGACAAAGCTTCATGAAGAATATCTACGAGGAACTTTAGCTGAATTAAGAGATTATTTGGCTGATCACACCTTAAAAGGAGAATGCTGTCTATTAGTAGAAGGGTTTTCTGGAGAAACGCTTGACCAAGAAGAGCTTCATTTATCGATCAAAGAACATATCGAATTTTTGATCGATGAAGGACTTTCTTCAAAAGAAGCGATCAAAGAAGTTGCGAAACAAAGAAACTTGAAAAAGCAAGAGGTCTATAAGGAATATCATATTAATTAA
- a CDS encoding SdrD B-like domain-containing protein, with protein MGKKRIVTLILMILGIVVFGETTEAAQLDLPVNTITGSVYQDINENGVMELKNFEITVPKQQVRLYHSLVDAQQDQNVISATNTNAVGMFSFSKLKRGNYYIRYDFDKASRPVNFAQNVLDDAGIQTSGIAKIDATNRSKLLYTIDLPQKRVTNLEILPFEDKNWNGLMDPEEAIMDGKTMIILNVRRFSEVIKNKELDGLDVSKLLSGALGGNLDISDAIYFRTTKNGQLINMPDVTSDLYIIIRSPFDLTLTSMVGNITKINALLAIIQGGDIEAILNDPELIAAGDIDTNSDNEYIHLLASILPKIADEVDKINYNEIIGEDNAAVITKTTNQLRAIETLLNKIPAMRFVKVDHFGNSYDLTGLKFKRTNQFFFGIKKYATLSGYAFNDKNKNGKKDLLERLQSIDLTIYDAKGNVLSTVKTPASIGEYKLINLPYDQTLYLGIPENLTSTTAMTVDKPAALADKNIIGEYYIEGTSGNASLRQDIGIIN; from the coding sequence ATGGGCAAGAAAAGAATAGTTACTTTAATTCTAATGATTTTGGGTATTGTTGTGTTTGGGGAAACAACGGAAGCGGCTCAACTTGATTTACCAGTCAATACAATTACAGGTTCTGTTTATCAAGATATCAATGAAAATGGTGTGATGGAGCTGAAAAATTTTGAGATCACAGTTCCAAAACAACAGGTTCGTTTGTATCATTCATTGGTAGATGCACAACAAGATCAAAATGTCATTAGTGCGACTAATACGAATGCAGTAGGTATGTTTAGCTTTAGTAAACTAAAACGAGGAAATTATTATATCCGTTACGACTTTGACAAGGCTTCTCGTCCGGTCAACTTTGCTCAAAATGTATTAGATGATGCTGGTATTCAAACCAGTGGTATCGCTAAAATAGATGCAACAAATCGTTCTAAATTATTATATACAATCGACCTTCCGCAAAAGCGTGTGACCAATTTGGAAATTTTACCTTTTGAAGATAAAAACTGGAATGGGTTAATGGATCCAGAAGAAGCAATTATGGATGGTAAAACAATGATCATTTTGAATGTTCGTCGTTTTTCTGAAGTTATCAAGAATAAAGAACTTGATGGTTTGGATGTATCCAAATTGCTTTCGGGTGCTCTAGGAGGCAATCTCGACATCTCAGATGCGATTTATTTTAGAACGACAAAAAATGGTCAGCTCATAAATATGCCGGATGTCACTTCAGATTTATATATTATTATTCGCTCTCCATTTGATCTGACTTTGACCTCGATGGTTGGTAACATCACCAAGATCAATGCATTGTTGGCTATTATACAAGGTGGGGATATCGAGGCGATTTTGAATGATCCGGAATTGATCGCGGCAGGTGATATCGATACAAATTCAGATAATGAATATATCCATCTGTTAGCATCGATCTTACCAAAAATAGCTGATGAAGTGGATAAAATCAACTATAATGAGATCATTGGAGAAGATAATGCTGCCGTGATCACGAAAACGACCAATCAGTTACGAGCAATTGAAACGCTACTTAATAAGATTCCTGCGATGCGCTTTGTCAAAGTAGATCATTTCGGGAATAGCTATGATTTGACAGGTCTGAAATTCAAACGTACAAATCAGTTTTTCTTTGGCATCAAAAAATATGCAACCTTATCAGGATATGCGTTTAATGATAAGAATAAAAATGGTAAAAAAGATCTGTTAGAAAGACTACAATCGATCGATCTAACTATTTATGATGCTAAAGGAAATGTTTTGAGCACTGTGAAAACACCAGCTAGCATCGGTGAATACAAATTGATCAACTTACCTTATGATCAAACTCTTTATCTAGGAATCCCTGAAAACCTAACGAGCACGACAGCAATGACTGTAGATAAACCAGCAGCATTAGCAGACAAGAATATCATTGGTGAATACTATATAGAAGGAACTTCAGGAAACGCTAGTTTAAGACAAGATATTGGTATCATCAATTAA
- a CDS encoding ammonium transporter, translating into MEAGNIAFILICSGMVFLMTPALAFFYGGLERRKNILNTMMMVICVMGLASVLWVMIGYSLSFSGSNDFIGNLDKLFFNHVSLTEGEKIPEALFAGFQMMFALITTAIITGAVVGRMRFSAIFLFIGIWSLVVYYPMAHMVWGGGFLDKIGSIDFAGGNVVHISSGISGLVLAMVLGQRREYHQTEYRPHNIPFVVLGAGLLWFGWFGFNAGSALAADSLAIHAMLTTNTAAASGMLSWMLLEKWKIGKPTVVGACTGAVVGLVAITPGAGFVSLWSSFVLGALVSPFCYFFISFVKHKIGYDDALDAFGCHGVGGVFGGIMTGIFADPVIGGKTGLLYGGTELFMAQIASIVFTLIFAGAASFLIIKGIQLFMPIRVSAKEEALGLDRIEHDETAYPTFMGLDS; encoded by the coding sequence ATGGAGGCAGGAAATATTGCGTTTATTTTGATATGTTCGGGTATGGTTTTTTTGATGACGCCTGCGTTGGCTTTTTTCTACGGAGGTTTGGAACGGCGCAAGAATATTTTGAATACGATGATGATGGTCATCTGTGTAATGGGACTGGCTTCAGTATTATGGGTGATGATCGGCTATTCTTTATCTTTTAGCGGCTCAAATGATTTTATTGGGAATCTTGACAAGCTATTCTTTAACCATGTATCGCTGACAGAAGGAGAAAAAATTCCGGAGGCATTATTCGCTGGTTTTCAAATGATGTTTGCTCTGATCACAACAGCAATTATTACTGGAGCGGTCGTTGGTCGAATGCGTTTTTCAGCAATTTTTTTATTTATTGGGATTTGGTCGCTTGTTGTTTATTATCCGATGGCTCACATGGTTTGGGGCGGAGGATTTTTAGATAAAATCGGATCGATCGATTTTGCTGGTGGAAATGTAGTTCATATCAGTTCGGGGATCTCTGGTTTAGTTTTAGCAATGGTTTTAGGGCAGCGTCGTGAATATCATCAAACGGAATATAGACCGCACAATATTCCTTTCGTTGTTTTAGGAGCCGGTTTACTTTGGTTTGGCTGGTTCGGATTCAATGCGGGTTCTGCTTTAGCAGCTGATAGTTTAGCTATTCATGCGATGTTGACAACAAATACTGCGGCGGCAAGTGGGATGCTGTCATGGATGCTTTTAGAGAAGTGGAAAATTGGTAAGCCAACAGTTGTTGGTGCTTGTACAGGAGCAGTCGTTGGTTTAGTTGCGATCACACCAGGAGCTGGATTTGTTTCTCTTTGGAGCTCTTTTGTATTGGGCGCATTAGTTAGTCCATTTTGCTATTTTTTCATTTCTTTTGTCAAACATAAAATTGGGTATGATGATGCGTTGGATGCTTTTGGCTGTCATGGTGTTGGTGGTGTATTTGGCGGGATCATGACAGGAATTTTTGCTGATCCGGTGATCGGAGGCAAAACAGGCTTGCTTTATGGCGGAACAGAATTATTTATGGCACAGATTGCTAGTATCGTCTTCACGCTGATATTTGCAGGAGCAGCCAGCTTTTTGATCATCAAAGGAATTCAGCTGTTTATGCCGATTCGTGTTTCAGCTAAAGAAGAGGCATTGGGATTAGACCGGATCGAGCATGATGAAACAGCATATCCTACGTTTATGGGATTAGATTCATAG
- a CDS encoding P-II family nitrogen regulator, whose protein sequence is MKKVEAIIQQEKLEELKLALDQKLDTTGMTVTQVLGCGNQKGLKEYVRGQEIITSLLPKINVSFVVFDEKVEDIIQLILTICQTGEVGDGKIFISPIEEAIRIRTGERGKEAI, encoded by the coding sequence ATGAAAAAAGTGGAAGCCATCATTCAGCAAGAAAAGTTAGAAGAATTGAAACTCGCATTAGATCAGAAGTTGGATACGACAGGAATGACTGTCACACAAGTATTGGGATGCGGCAATCAAAAAGGATTGAAAGAGTATGTACGTGGACAAGAAATCATTACAAGTCTTTTACCTAAAATAAATGTTAGCTTTGTTGTCTTCGATGAAAAAGTAGAAGACATCATTCAATTGATCTTGACTATTTGTCAGACAGGAGAAGTTGGGGATGGTAAAATTTTTATCTCTCCAATAGAAGAAGCTATTCGGATCAGAACAGGTGAAAGAGGAAAAGAAGCAATATAG
- a CDS encoding HD domain-containing protein codes for MRIGDVLYGHFEVEEVLEQLILSNEVQRLKDVHMAGPAYLQNPLWNETRYEHSVGVMLLIRKLGGTLEEQIAGLLHDVSHTAFSHVIDLALENESDDYHEKIKADLVEHSELPKLLQAYGFDYEQILFDDQKWTLLEQEAPRLCCDRIDYTLREVHRYFDVPLYEIKQFIEDIQIDDGQITLRSIDWAVWFIDQYYKVVIDFFYDPRNICSYEWMAQIIRIGLAEDMITMMDLMGTDTAFIEKIRRIDSEVIQSLIKRMEAPASYVVCKKEDNYDIYQKKKTRIVDPVLIRDKQLVPASTVSEKARSKVEQLRSDSEQGIYLKLI; via the coding sequence ATGAGAATCGGAGACGTTTTGTATGGACATTTTGAAGTAGAAGAAGTTCTAGAACAGCTGATTTTGTCAAATGAGGTTCAGCGGTTAAAAGATGTACATATGGCTGGCCCAGCCTATTTACAAAATCCATTGTGGAATGAGACACGTTATGAACATTCTGTCGGTGTAATGCTATTGATCAGAAAATTAGGCGGTACGTTGGAAGAACAGATAGCAGGATTACTTCATGATGTTTCGCATACAGCTTTTTCTCACGTGATTGATCTTGCTTTGGAAAATGAATCAGATGATTATCATGAAAAAATCAAGGCAGATTTGGTTGAACATTCAGAATTACCTAAGTTATTGCAGGCATATGGTTTTGATTATGAACAGATTTTATTTGACGATCAAAAATGGACATTATTAGAGCAAGAAGCACCAAGACTGTGCTGTGATCGAATAGACTATACACTTAGGGAGGTACACCGCTATTTTGATGTTCCTCTTTATGAAATAAAACAATTCATCGAAGATATTCAGATCGATGACGGGCAAATCACCTTACGATCGATCGACTGGGCTGTTTGGTTTATCGATCAATACTATAAAGTTGTGATCGACTTTTTCTATGATCCTCGGAATATTTGCAGTTATGAATGGATGGCTCAGATCATTCGTATCGGTTTAGCCGAGGATATGATAACGATGATGGACTTGATGGGGACAGACACAGCGTTTATCGAAAAAATCAGAAGGATAGACTCTGAAGTGATTCAATCCTTGATAAAGCGAATGGAAGCACCAGCTTCTTATGTTGTTTGTAAGAAAGAAGATAATTATGATATCTATCAAAAAAAGAAGACACGAATCGTAGACCCTGTTCTTATAAGAGACAAGCAATTAGTTCCAGCATCAACTGTATCTGAAAAAGCAAGGAGCAAGGTAGAACAGCTGCGTTCGGATAGTGAGCAAGGAATTTATCTTAAATTGATTTGA
- the dinB gene encoding DNA polymerase IV has product MISELRFPLRKDTSRKIIHIDMDAFFASVEERDHPELVGHPLVIARHPSDTGGKGVVTTANYEARKFGIHSAMSAQKAFELCPQAIFKAGDHQKYSEISQQIRAIFRRYTDVIEPVSIDEAYLDVTVNKINSKSAIKIAKLIQFDIWNELHLTCSAGVSYNKFLAKLASDFQKPKGLTVVMPDDAEAFLKALPIEKFHGVGKKTVPKMHELGIFTGADLYEKDEMELISKFGKMGYSLYRKVRGIHDSPVNVTRDRKSVGKEHTYGTPLTTQAQVTAQLRQLAERVEASLEHVQKHGKTVVLKVRYTDYTTVTRRQTLPEYISTKEELFYQANLIWEEILGLEQGIRLLGITLTNLDPMAYENIILPLWEKKEE; this is encoded by the coding sequence ATGATCAGTGAATTGCGTTTCCCTTTACGAAAAGATACATCACGTAAGATTATCCATATCGACATGGATGCTTTTTTCGCTTCAGTTGAAGAGCGTGATCATCCTGAATTAGTTGGTCATCCTCTCGTGATTGCCCGTCATCCCAGTGATACAGGAGGAAAAGGCGTAGTGACGACAGCCAATTATGAAGCAAGAAAATTTGGTATCCATTCAGCGATGAGTGCGCAAAAAGCTTTTGAACTTTGTCCGCAGGCTATTTTTAAAGCAGGCGATCATCAAAAATATTCGGAAATTTCTCAGCAGATTCGTGCAATTTTCCGGAGATATACGGATGTTATTGAGCCTGTTTCGATCGATGAGGCTTATCTTGATGTCACCGTCAATAAAATCAATAGTAAATCAGCGATCAAGATCGCGAAACTAATACAGTTTGATATTTGGAATGAGCTGCATTTAACCTGTTCGGCAGGTGTCAGTTACAATAAATTCTTAGCAAAACTAGCTTCAGATTTTCAAAAACCAAAAGGCTTGACTGTTGTGATGCCGGATGATGCAGAAGCTTTTTTAAAAGCACTGCCTATTGAAAAATTTCACGGTGTTGGCAAAAAAACAGTACCGAAAATGCATGAATTAGGTATTTTTACTGGAGCAGACTTATACGAAAAAGATGAGATGGAACTGATCAGCAAGTTCGGTAAAATGGGGTATTCACTCTATCGAAAAGTTCGTGGGATCCATGATTCACCTGTCAACGTGACGAGAGACCGTAAATCAGTTGGCAAAGAGCATACGTATGGCACGCCATTGACCACACAGGCGCAAGTGACAGCTCAATTGAGGCAGTTGGCAGAACGGGTGGAAGCGTCCTTGGAGCATGTTCAAAAGCATGGGAAAACGGTCGTTCTAAAAGTTCGTTATACTGATTATACAACCGTGACGAGAAGGCAAACATTACCTGAGTATATTTCAACAAAAGAAGAACTATTTTATCAAGCGAATTTGATATGGGAAGAAATTTTAGGCTTAGAACAAGGGATTCGATTATTGGGTATCACGCTAACCAATCTAGATCCTATGGCATATGAAAATATTATTTTACCTTTATGGGAAAAGAAAGAAGAATAA
- a CDS encoding cryptochrome/photolyase family protein, translated as MSKTIMWFRKDLRLDDNTAFIQLLEQTAATEELICIFQLNPAQFIPNSYNHDAFFSSVKAFREQLKTKEIPLHFLYGDPEENFSELKTAFHDWQTIFFNKDERGFGRKRDQKMTDFFKKQKIQVHAYQDSHLHGVEEIKKPTGEKYKVFTPYYRNWQNQPKKAYEKLATIDRTFSKVSHSLFLEGENRFNEIVEKIDLPFTYDCGEANAEKVLKAFIKNELHAYEKNRDYPFIDQTSKLSRFLRTGELSIRKVWQAVIVEPDSDGRQTFISELCWRDFYNMIYFANPDQKKQEIKEQYRQLRWQYNKQLFERWRKGETGYPIVDAAMRQLNQTGWMHNRLRMIVASFLTKDLLIDWRLGEQYFQKQLIDYDAASNIGGWQWAASTGTDAVPYFRIFNPTTQSEKFDSKGEFIRKYLPELNKVPNKFIHEPSKMPKELQESLNVFIGKDYPKPIVDHSKMRAEILTFFKENH; from the coding sequence ATGAGCAAAACAATCATGTGGTTTAGAAAAGACCTGCGCTTAGATGACAATACAGCGTTTATCCAACTGTTAGAACAAACAGCTGCAACTGAAGAGCTTATTTGTATTTTTCAATTGAATCCAGCACAGTTTATCCCGAATAGCTATAATCATGACGCATTTTTTTCTAGTGTAAAAGCATTTCGTGAGCAGCTTAAAACAAAAGAAATACCGCTTCATTTTTTATATGGTGATCCAGAAGAGAATTTTTCAGAGTTAAAGACTGCTTTTCATGATTGGCAAACTATTTTTTTTAATAAAGATGAGCGAGGCTTTGGTCGAAAGCGGGATCAAAAAATGACGGACTTCTTTAAAAAGCAGAAGATCCAAGTTCATGCTTATCAGGATAGCCATCTGCATGGTGTTGAGGAAATCAAAAAGCCTACGGGAGAAAAGTATAAAGTTTTTACACCTTATTATCGAAACTGGCAAAATCAACCAAAAAAAGCGTATGAAAAGTTAGCGACAATCGATCGTACGTTTTCAAAAGTATCCCATTCGTTATTTCTTGAGGGCGAAAATAGATTTAATGAAATAGTAGAAAAGATAGATTTGCCCTTTACTTATGATTGTGGTGAAGCCAATGCAGAAAAAGTTTTGAAAGCATTCATCAAAAATGAATTACATGCATATGAAAAAAATAGAGATTATCCATTTATAGATCAGACAAGTAAGCTTTCCCGATTTTTAAGAACAGGAGAATTATCTATTCGAAAAGTTTGGCAGGCAGTTATTGTTGAGCCGGATTCTGATGGTCGGCAAACATTTATTTCTGAACTTTGCTGGAGAGATTTTTATAATATGATTTATTTTGCGAACCCTGATCAAAAGAAACAAGAAATCAAGGAACAGTATCGTCAGCTCCGATGGCAATACAATAAGCAGCTGTTTGAGCGTTGGCGAAAAGGTGAAACAGGTTATCCGATCGTAGATGCAGCTATGCGCCAATTGAATCAAACTGGCTGGATGCACAATCGTTTGAGGATGATCGTGGCATCATTCTTAACGAAAGATTTATTGATCGACTGGCGGTTAGGAGAGCAATATTTTCAAAAACAATTGATCGATTATGACGCAGCCAGCAATATTGGCGGTTGGCAGTGGGCCGCTTCAACTGGGACAGATGCGGTTCCATATTTTAGGATTTTCAATCCAACGACTCAGAGTGAAAAATTTGACTCTAAAGGAGAGTTTATCCGTAAATATCTACCAGAATTGAACAAAGTTCCTAATAAATTTATTCATGAACCGAGTAAAATGCCGAAAGAATTACAAGAATCACTCAATGTTTTCATCGGGAAAGACTACCCGAAACCGATTGTTGACCATAGTAAAATGCGGGCAGAGATCCTTACTTTCTTTAAGGAAAATCATTAA
- the nrdG gene encoding anaerobic ribonucleoside-triphosphate reductase activating protein: protein MRNPKPQEWLADELSQNYVADYKAFNFVDGEGVRNSLYVSGCLFACEGCFNQAVQSFRYGKPFTKELEDKIIEDLSHDYVQGLTLLGGEPFLNTQVCLTVVNRVHKEFGLAKDIWSWSGYTFEELLLESPDKLELLSKIDILVDGRFELSKKNLNLQFRGSSNQRIIDVKKSLACGQAVIWDKCHDGEQAYEQIKKSELI, encoded by the coding sequence ATGAGAAATCCTAAACCTCAAGAGTGGCTAGCAGATGAGCTTAGTCAAAACTATGTTGCTGATTACAAGGCATTCAATTTCGTTGATGGCGAAGGAGTTCGAAATAGCTTATACGTCAGTGGCTGTTTATTCGCTTGTGAAGGATGCTTTAATCAAGCCGTGCAGAGTTTCCGGTATGGAAAGCCTTTTACAAAAGAGTTAGAGGATAAAATTATTGAAGATCTCTCTCACGATTACGTTCAGGGATTGACTTTATTAGGTGGGGAGCCTTTTTTAAATACACAGGTTTGCTTAACTGTTGTCAATCGTGTTCATAAAGAATTTGGTTTAGCTAAAGATATTTGGTCCTGGTCCGGCTATACCTTTGAAGAACTGCTGCTGGAATCTCCTGATAAATTAGAGTTACTGAGCAAAATCGATATTTTAGTCGATGGACGCTTTGAGCTATCAAAAAAGAATTTGAACTTACAATTCAGAGGAAGCAGTAACCAGCGAATCATCGATGTAAAAAAATCCTTAGCTTGCGGCCAAGCGGTCATTTGGGATAAATGCCATGATGGAGAACAGGCCTATGAGCAAATCAAAAAATCTGAATTGATATAA
- the nrdD gene encoding anaerobic ribonucleoside-triphosphate reductase has translation MMEIKQAKNDVGATDLPLHTMKIIKRDGRLVDFNDQKIYDALIKAEQKIRGSLDPLAHERIQEIVERIDQEIAERFADNVKIYEIQNIVEHILLAKNEYELAEEYINYRTRRDFERSKSTDINFTIGKLINKDQTVVNENANKDSDVFNTQRDLTAGIVGKSIGLKMLPPHVANAHQKGDIHYHDLDYHPYTPMTNCCLIDFKGMLNNGFKIGNAEVESPKSIQTATAQISQIIANVASSQYGGCSADRVDELLAPFAKLNYEKHLADAKEWIDGTERQEEFAKAKTQKDIYDAMQSLEYEINTLFTSNGQTPFTSLGFGLGLNWFEREIQKAILQIRINGLGSEKRTAIFPKLIFTLKRGVNLNETDPNYDVKQLALECATKRMYPDVLSYDKIVELTGSFKVPMGCRSFLQGWKDEHGEEINVGRMNLGVVTLNLPRIAMEANGDLNKFWTLLEERLGIMKDALVYRVERCKEAIPANAPILYMYGAFGKRLSRKESVNELFKNKRATISLGYIGLYEVAAAFYGGDWENDPEAKDFTLAILKDLKAHADQWGNDYGYHFSVYSTPSESLTDRFCRLDAEKFGVVENITDKEYYTNSFHYDVRKNPTPFEKLDFEKDYPQYCSGGFIHYCEYPVLQQNPKALESVWDYAYDRVGYLGTNTPIDHCYECGFEGDFNPTERGFECPQCGNHDPKSCDVVKRTCGYLGNPQARPMVHGRHKEISSRVKHMK, from the coding sequence ATGATGGAGATTAAGCAAGCTAAAAATGACGTGGGTGCTACTGATTTACCTTTGCATACGATGAAAATTATCAAAAGAGATGGACGTCTAGTTGATTTTAATGACCAGAAAATTTATGATGCTTTGATCAAAGCTGAACAAAAAATTCGTGGTTCATTAGACCCCCTTGCTCATGAGCGCATTCAGGAAATCGTGGAACGAATCGATCAAGAAATTGCGGAACGTTTTGCAGATAATGTCAAAATCTATGAAATTCAAAATATCGTAGAACATATTTTACTTGCTAAAAATGAGTACGAGCTTGCAGAAGAATATATCAACTACCGTACACGCCGTGATTTTGAACGCAGCAAATCAACAGATATCAATTTTACGATCGGTAAATTGATCAATAAGGATCAAACGGTCGTCAACGAAAATGCAAATAAAGACAGCGATGTATTCAATACACAGCGTGATTTAACTGCAGGGATCGTTGGGAAATCGATTGGATTGAAGATGCTTCCTCCACATGTGGCAAATGCCCATCAAAAAGGAGATATCCACTATCATGATTTAGATTATCATCCATATACCCCAATGACAAACTGTTGCCTGATCGACTTTAAGGGCATGTTGAATAACGGTTTTAAAATTGGTAATGCAGAGGTTGAATCGCCTAAATCGATCCAAACAGCGACTGCTCAAATTTCTCAAATCATCGCTAATGTAGCTTCAAGTCAATATGGCGGCTGCTCAGCTGACCGTGTAGATGAACTGCTTGCTCCTTTTGCAAAATTAAATTATGAAAAACATTTGGCAGATGCGAAAGAATGGATCGACGGCACTGAACGCCAAGAAGAATTTGCCAAAGCTAAAACGCAAAAAGATATCTACGATGCGATGCAAAGTTTAGAATATGAGATCAATACTCTGTTTACGTCAAACGGGCAAACTCCTTTTACTTCTTTAGGCTTTGGTTTGGGATTAAACTGGTTTGAGCGTGAAATTCAAAAAGCGATCTTACAAATCAGGATCAATGGATTAGGTAGTGAAAAACGAACAGCGATCTTTCCTAAGTTGATTTTCACATTGAAACGCGGTGTCAATCTAAATGAAACTGATCCAAACTATGATGTAAAACAATTAGCGCTGGAATGTGCAACAAAACGGATGTATCCAGATGTTTTGAGTTACGATAAAATCGTTGAATTGACTGGCAGCTTCAAAGTACCTATGGGTTGTCGTTCTTTCCTACAGGGCTGGAAGGATGAACATGGAGAAGAAATCAATGTCGGTCGTATGAACCTTGGGGTAGTTACGTTGAATCTACCAAGAATCGCAATGGAAGCAAACGGCGACTTAAATAAATTCTGGACACTTTTAGAAGAACGTTTAGGTATCATGAAAGACGCTTTAGTCTATCGTGTGGAACGCTGTAAAGAAGCGATCCCAGCCAATGCACCGATCCTTTATATGTATGGCGCTTTTGGGAAACGTTTATCTAGAAAAGAATCAGTCAATGAATTATTCAAAAATAAGCGTGCAACCATTTCATTAGGTTACATTGGTTTGTATGAAGTCGCTGCTGCCTTTTATGGTGGCGATTGGGAAAACGATCCAGAAGCAAAAGATTTCACGCTTGCAATCTTGAAAGATCTAAAAGCCCATGCCGATCAATGGGGCAATGATTATGGTTATCATTTCAGTGTCTATTCTACGCCTAGTGAAAGTCTGACTGACCGTTTCTGCCGCTTGGATGCTGAAAAATTTGGAGTAGTAGAGAATATCACCGATAAAGAGTATTACACAAATAGCTTCCATTATGATGTACGTAAAAATCCAACGCCATTTGAAAAACTAGATTTTGAAAAAGACTATCCTCAATATTGTTCTGGTGGTTTTATTCATTATTGTGAGTATCCTGTCTTACAACAAAACCCTAAAGCTTTAGAATCAGTTTGGGATTATGCTTATGACCGTGTTGGTTACCTCGGAACAAATACACCGATCGATCATTGCTATGAATGCGGCTTTGAGGGAGATTTCAATCCAACTGAACGAGGCTTTGAATGTCCACAATGCGGCAATCATGATCCAAAATCTTGTGATGTTGTAAAACGGACTTGCGGCTATCTAGGTAATCCACAAGCAAGACCGATGGTTCATGGCCGACACAAAGAAATCTCTTCACGAGTGAAGCATATGAAATAA